The segment ccctcctcctccttctgatgctcctcctcctcctcctgctgcttcggctctcctgctcctcctcctcctcctgctctcctgctgttcctcctcctgcttctcctgcctctcctcctcctcctgctttcctgctgttcctcctcctccttctgctcctctgcccctcctcctcctgctcctcctgctcctgctgcttcgGCTTTCTGGATTAAGGCTGCTCTTGGCGTCACTTGGCGGGGATTAGCTGGTCGTCCGTCTGTTTGATTACTGGTGTCCGcttttcactctcgctctttctctctctcgcgctcgatatatatatatatatatatatatatatatatatatatatatatatatatatatatatatatatatatataaatacatatatatatatatatatatatatatatatatatatatatatatatatatatatatatatatatgcacacacacacacacacacacacacacacacacacacacacacacacacacacacatatatatatatatatatatatatatatatatatatatatatatatatatatatatatatacacgtaaattgATAGAATAaatctagattgatagatagataaatatgaatatatgtatgaagatagagaggtatatgaatataccacatgaaacaacaacaagcaaTACCAAGCCACAGCAAGTTACACCAGGCCACATCAAGCCGCAGCACGTTACACCAAGCCGCAGCAAGTTACACCAAGCCACAGCAAGTCACACCAAGCCACAGCAAGTTACACCAAGCCACAGCAAGTTACACCAAGCCACAGCAAGTCACACCAAGCCAAAGCAAGTTACGCCAAGCCACAGCAAGTTACACCAAGCCACAGCAAGTCACACCAAGCCACAGCAAGTTACACCAAGCCACAGCAAGTTACACCAAGCCACAGCAAGTTACACCAAGCCACAAGTTATACCAAGCCACAGCAAGTTACACCAAGCCACAGCAAGCTACACCAAGCCACAAGTCACACCAAGCCATAACAAGTCACACCAAGCCACAGCAAGTTACACCAAGCCACAGCAAGTTACACCAAGCCATAACAAGTCACACCAAGCCACAGCAAGCTACACCAAGCCACAAGTCACACCAAGCCATAACAAGTCACACCAAGCCACAGCAAGTTACACCAAGCCACAGCAAGCTACACCAAGCCACAAGTCACACCAAGCCATAACAAGTCACACCAAGCCACAGCAAGTTACACCAAGCCACAGCAAGTTACACCAAGCCATAACAAGTCACACCAAGCCACAGCAAGCTACACCAAGCCACAAGTCACACCAAGCCATAACAAGTCACACCAAGCCACAGCAAGTTACACCAAGCCACAGCAAGTTACACCAAGCCATAACAAGTCACACCAAGCCATAGCAAGCTACACCAAGCCACAAGTCACACCAAGCCATAACAAGTCACACCAAGCCACAGCAAGTTACACCAAGCCGCAGCAGATCACACCAAGCCACAGCAAGTTATACCAAGCCACAGCAAGTCACACCAAGCCACAGCAAGCTACACCAAGCCACAAGTCACACCAAGCCATAACAAGTCACACCAAGCCACAGCAAGTTACACCAAGCCACAGCAAGTCACACCAAGCCACAGCAAGTTATACCAAGCCACAGCAAGTTACACCAAGCCACAGCAAGTTATACCAAGCCACAGCAAGTTACACCAAGCCACAGCAAGTCACACCAAGCTACACCAAGCCACAACAAGTCACACCAAGCCATAACAAGTCACACCAAGCCACAGCAAGTTACACCAAGCCACAGCAAGTTACACCAAGCCACAGTAACAGCCCTCCCACCTGCTTGCACTGCCCGGAAAAGAAACAGCCGGTTCAGGTGTGTTGTTTcggcctcccccctccttcccccctcccccctacctcagtTCTTTTGTCTCCTGGTCTTTCTTTACTACGGATACTCTCTCGaattcgttgtctgtctgtctgtctggtgctgtgtcgctgtctctgtgtctcggtTCATGTCGCTTTGGTtttactttctctcattctctctctttctctccttttttactctgtttgtttgtttctttaagtctgtgttgttgttgtttgtgattttttttatctctatctcggttgcgtctctatttctcattctctattttatctgtctttctgtatgttctCTTTACGCGTCTTCgtttctgtcgctgtctgtctgttgtgtctCACTCTTtggctctttgtctgtgtgtctatacgtcagtctgtctgtgtttccGAGTTGCTATGTTCCATTTTTACCTTTCTATTCATAGTTGTGAAATGGAACAGCCATAGCATGAAGGTAGCAGTAAACCGTGACGTTTCGAGTTGAAATGGACTCCTCATCAGACGATAAAACTGAAATGGATGTATTTTTATCTTGAtttaggaggagagaaggggagaaagaaaaaaaggaaagagagagggcgagggagagatagatagatagatagatagacagacagacagatagacagatagatagagagagactatgtatgtgtatgaaagagagaggagaaagagagagatagagacagatagatgtagatagattgatagataaatagatagatagagagagatagagtcagagaaagagagagatagtcagagaaaaagagagagagaaagagggagaaagaaagggagagagagagaaagaaagagagagaaagagagaaatagggagaaagaaagagagagagagatagatagctgtagatagatagatagatagacagatatatatagagagatagagtcagagaaagaaagggagagagagagagaaagcgagagaaaaagagagagagagagagagagattatagggTATAGAGCACGGATTGGTAGATATAACCAGGGGGCAAAATCCCTTGATAAATGTGTCAGATGAGAAACTAACAACAGTCATTGAAGTGatcagctggggggggggggggggagagacagggaaggagggaagggagggaagggggggggggggtggtgaaagaggaaagaggaggattaaGAAATATCACCCCTGATATTACAAGGCTTTAAAAGGCTCCATGCTAATTAAAGAAATTGATATCACTCGATGAACACGTcttagaaaaaacaaataaaaaaataatgagtgCAGCTTTTaatattgtgttattttttcttctctttctggtaTCTTTTGACGCCATACGAATTAAAATCAACaaaaagagggatatatatatatatatatatatatatatatatatatatatatatatatatataatatatataatatatatatatatatatatatatatatatatatatatatatatatatatatatatatatatatatataagagagagagagagagagagagagagagagagagagagagagagagagagagagagagagagagagagagagagagagagagaaagaaagagagagagagagagaaagaaataaaaaaagagagagagagagagaaggtgaatggTGGCGTCTTGTAAGGCGTATCAAAGTCTTTTTTTCCTAATGCAGGTAAGAATTGTCTATTTATAGCCATGGGGCAGGAGGACgagggataggtggggggggggggaaggggagaaaagaggggaagaaaggggggggggggggaggaggtagagggacgCGTTCGGAACAGAATGAAAGACAGGGAttaatcaacttttttttcttctttttagtgtgtgtgtatgtgtgttttattttattttatttatttattttaaaggtCTATTTGTGTCATTGTTCGCCCTTTTGTTTGTTagctgtgcgtctctctctctctctctttctctccccccgtctctcttccttcctcttttcctctctctctctctctttctcccctccgtctctcctccttcctcttgtcctctctctctctatctccccccccccgtctctcccccatcctcttttcctctctctctctctttctcccccccgtctctccttcctctttctctctctctccctctctctttcttcctactttGGATTCTCGTCTGTGCCTTAATCATCCGCCCTCGTTCTATTTTCGGAAATAAGAATTAGAGGAAGTTAGGGGGAAATGATTAATAAATCAGGCAATGCAAGTGAAATGAATGGCATCCTTGACTTAAAAGAAGAACGATTTTGATGCGGATAAAAAGTGGCAGAAGAAATAGACTCGAGAGAGattcgataaagagagagaagattaaggGGCAGAAAATCATGAATAGAAGTTGGACgaatctattttattcattttattctttacatacacatatgtatgtatatatatgtatatacatacacacaaacatacattctgccgttttctcttttcgtctctttttctccctcttctctttctttttctcgtaggCTCTCTCGTacatgcaatctctctctctctacacacacacacacatatatatgtatatatttgtgtatatatatgcatatgtgtgtatacatgtgtatatatatatatatatatacatatatatacatatatatatatatatatatatatatatatatatatatatatacacacacacacacacacacacacacacacgtgtcggAATCTTCCATTTAACATCCACCGCCATATGAAAGTGAGGTTCAGTTTATACATAGACTAATTTAACAATTATTAAATCAATCGTAATTAAATTTGGTATTGACATTTTAACATGctaatttcttttcaaatgac is part of the Penaeus vannamei isolate JL-2024 chromosome 19, ASM4276789v1, whole genome shotgun sequence genome and harbors:
- the LOC138864910 gene encoding adhesive plaque matrix protein-like, whose translation is MNIPHETTTSNTKPQQVTPGHIKPQHVTPSRSKLHQATASHTKPQQVTPSHSKLHQATASHTKPKQVTPSHSKLHQATASHTKPQQVTPSHSKLHQATASYTKPQVIPSHSKLHQATASYTKPQVTPSHNKSHQATASYTKPQQVTPSHNKSHQATASYTKPQVTPSHNKSHQATASYTKPQQATPSHKSHQAITSHTKPQQVTPSHTSYTKPQVTPSHNKSHQATASYTKPQQVTPSHNKSHQAIASYTKPQVTPSHNKSHQATASYTKPQQITPSHSKLYQATASHTKPQQATPSHKSHQAITSHTKPQQVTPSHSKSHQATASYTKPQQVTPSHSKLYQATASYTKPQQVTPSYTKPQQVTPSHNKSHQATASYTKPQQVTPSHSNSPPTCLHCPEKKQPVQL